One Halarcobacter ebronensis genomic window carries:
- a CDS encoding FecCD family ABC transporter permease, giving the protein MTGLKKSAIKICFVLLLISIVLNITIGAFSISFSEILNTLLDPQNNKIYYQVLMDIRIPRVVLGALVGVAFGISGAMMQTLFKNPLADPSIIGVSAGASAGVVLFMLLGSFLPTLLYSGFLSYLSLPLSAFLGSVITIFAIYKLATIYNKVAVTVMLLAGIAINAMLGALVGLFTYVSTEDELKSFTFWTMGSLANADMKVILTIFPIVVATYIFAIRKKVELNLMLLGEDEAKNSGVNAEKLKKQLILFVSLAIGTSVAFCGIIGFVGLVVPHIARLIVGSNHKFYLPLSAILGAFILLWADSLARVIISPAELPIGIITSLLGAPFFLWLLIKNRQSATN; this is encoded by the coding sequence ATGACTGGATTAAAAAAATCAGCAATTAAGATATGCTTTGTATTACTTTTAATATCTATTGTTTTAAATATAACTATTGGAGCTTTTAGTATCTCTTTTTCTGAGATACTAAATACTCTTTTAGATCCACAAAACAATAAGATTTATTATCAAGTTCTTATGGATATTAGAATTCCAAGGGTTGTTTTAGGTGCACTTGTAGGGGTTGCTTTTGGTATCTCTGGAGCTATGATGCAAACACTATTTAAGAATCCATTAGCAGACCCATCTATTATAGGTGTATCTGCTGGAGCTTCAGCTGGAGTAGTTCTATTTATGCTACTTGGAAGTTTTTTACCCACTCTTTTATACAGTGGATTTTTATCATATTTATCTCTTCCTCTTAGTGCTTTTTTAGGTAGTGTTATAACTATTTTTGCAATATATAAATTGGCAACTATTTATAATAAAGTTGCCGTTACAGTTATGCTTTTAGCAGGAATTGCAATAAACGCTATGCTTGGAGCATTAGTTGGTTTATTTACCTATGTAAGTACAGAAGATGAGCTTAAAAGTTTTACTTTTTGGACTATGGGAAGTTTGGCAAATGCAGATATGAAAGTTATTTTAACTATATTCCCAATTGTTGTAGCCACTTATATTTTTGCAATTCGAAAAAAAGTTGAGCTAAATCTAATGCTTTTAGGTGAAGATGAAGCAAAAAATTCAGGAGTAAATGCTGAAAAGTTAAAAAAGCAACTCATTTTATTTGTATCTTTAGCCATTGGTACAAGTGTAGCTTTTTGTGGAATTATTGGTTTTGTTGGACTTGTAGTTCCCCATATTGCGAGACTTATTGTTGGTTCAAATCATAAATTTTATCTGCCTCTTAGTGCAATATTAGGAGCATTTATTCTTTTATGGGCAGACTCTTTAGCAAGAGTTATTATCTCTCCAGCTGAACTTCCTATTGGAATAATTACTTCACTTTTAGGAGCACCATTTTTCTTATGGCTACTAATAAAAAATAGACAAAGTGCTACAAACTAA
- a CDS encoding ABC transporter ATP-binding protein → MYKIKNLNFSIQKREILKNIDLIIKPNSFLSIVGPNGCGKSTLIKSINRNLDIQKGEVYLNDISIDRYSDRELALKRSVLNQSFFFPYSFKAIEIVEMGLYAYTLSSKKKKEIINYIVNKLNLEPLKNKDYQGLSGGEKQKIQFARVIVQLYASKEKEKFLFLDEPTLNLDIYYQYKILDLTKELQKDLEIGVCAILHDINQAYLYSDEIVMMKSGEIKYFGETKDILTYENIFDVFAVESEFVYSKKLKKEILITIS, encoded by the coding sequence GTGTATAAAATAAAGAATTTAAATTTTTCAATTCAAAAAAGAGAAATTTTAAAGAATATAGACCTTATTATAAAACCAAATAGTTTTTTATCTATAGTTGGTCCCAACGGATGTGGAAAATCAACCCTAATAAAAAGTATAAATAGAAATCTTGATATTCAAAAAGGTGAAGTCTATTTAAATGATATTTCAATTGACAGATATAGTGATAGGGAGCTTGCATTAAAAAGATCAGTTCTAAATCAATCTTTCTTTTTTCCATATAGTTTCAAGGCCATAGAGATTGTAGAAATGGGATTGTATGCTTATACTCTAAGTTCAAAAAAGAAAAAAGAGATTATAAACTATATAGTAAATAAGTTAAATCTTGAACCTTTGAAAAATAAAGATTATCAAGGTCTCTCTGGTGGAGAGAAGCAAAAAATTCAATTTGCCAGAGTTATAGTGCAACTATATGCAAGTAAAGAGAAAGAGAAATTTCTTTTTTTAGATGAGCCAACTTTGAACTTAGATATCTATTACCAATATAAAATCTTAGATTTAACAAAAGAGTTACAAAAAGATTTAGAAATTGGGGTGTGTGCAATACTTCATGATATCAATCAGGCATATCTTTACTCTGATGAAATTGTAATGATGAAAAGTGGCGAAATAAAATATTTTGGAGAGACAAAAGATATACTAACATATGAGAACATCTTTGATGTATTTGCTGTAGAAAGTGAGTTTGTCTACTCTAAAAAACTAAAAAAAGAGATATTAATAACAATCTCATAA
- a CDS encoding TonB-dependent receptor plug domain-containing protein encodes MYKKSLFVISALAMVSSNIFAVDELEDIVVTAKSEKSIKDLSEVVTVISAEDIKKINATNIKDILIKTPGIIKTAAGAMMGGRESISIRGLDSTYALILVDGKKISPTDDYIGHSDFQYSWVPIDMIERIEVMKGPKSSIYGSQAIGGVINIITKKDTRKLFGEVNLQSGFSAAENGGDETRISANIGGNISDKLSLFLGVNKNEKDATGGVGTTAFGTPTNEATYIEGLETKDVLAKLKYNFDDTQSVYASYIKGEEERKDYDDTTTYDLERDIYSVGYEKSFEKLSFSLDYSKSEQEAAANSMFATYTHKLTSDSLKGEAKISMIEKNYIIIGAETSKDSYDRLRQNGSTQYAFDARANAYYLQDEIELGDFVLSFGGRFDDNQKYGSEFSPNLGLVYKIDDMQRLKASYGEGFKAPSVTKGSNGFGSGSHAAPYGNDNLKAETSKSYELAYEFYGKNTTFKSAIFKTDVEDMINTAGTTGNVRYINVDQVATKGFELGVDYDLNSSHTLNVNYTYIQTENKQTGKDLTYKPEHTFNIGLNSEFGWGISTYISANYIGEQYSDVDNTDKASGYTIFNAQINKDITKDLSVKLGVDNITDEEFDNNDPYYLQRRVAYIGLRYKF; translated from the coding sequence ATGTACAAAAAAAGTCTATTTGTAATCTCTGCACTTGCGATGGTAAGCTCAAATATATTTGCAGTAGATGAATTGGAAGATATAGTTGTTACTGCAAAATCAGAAAAGTCAATAAAAGATTTATCTGAGGTTGTTACTGTTATTAGTGCAGAAGATATAAAAAAAATAAATGCAACTAATATCAAAGATATATTAATCAAAACCCCTGGTATTATCAAAACTGCTGCTGGAGCAATGATGGGAGGGAGAGAGAGTATTTCAATTAGAGGTCTTGACAGTACATATGCACTCATTTTAGTTGATGGTAAGAAAATAAGTCCAACAGATGATTATATTGGTCATAGTGACTTTCAATACTCTTGGGTACCTATTGATATGATAGAGAGAATTGAAGTAATGAAAGGACCAAAAAGTTCAATATATGGTTCACAAGCTATTGGTGGTGTAATAAACATTATTACAAAAAAAGATACAAGAAAACTTTTTGGAGAAGTGAACTTACAAAGTGGATTTTCAGCTGCTGAAAATGGAGGAGATGAGACAAGAATAAGTGCAAATATTGGTGGAAATATTTCTGACAAACTTAGTCTGTTTTTAGGTGTAAATAAAAATGAAAAAGATGCTACAGGTGGAGTTGGTACAACTGCATTTGGAACTCCAACAAATGAAGCAACATATATTGAAGGATTAGAGACTAAAGATGTGTTAGCAAAATTAAAGTATAACTTTGATGATACCCAATCAGTTTATGCTTCATATATAAAAGGAGAAGAAGAGAGAAAAGATTATGATGATACAACTACATATGATTTAGAAAGGGATATTTATAGTGTTGGATATGAAAAATCTTTTGAAAAACTCTCTTTTAGTTTAGATTATTCTAAATCTGAACAAGAAGCAGCTGCAAATAGTATGTTTGCAACATACACACATAAGCTAACCAGTGACTCCCTAAAAGGTGAGGCAAAAATCTCAATGATTGAGAAGAACTATATTATAATAGGTGCCGAAACATCAAAAGACTCTTATGATAGACTTAGACAAAATGGTTCAACTCAATATGCATTTGATGCAAGAGCAAATGCATACTATCTACAAGATGAGATAGAGTTAGGAGATTTTGTATTATCATTTGGGGGAAGATTTGATGATAATCAAAAATATGGAAGTGAATTTTCTCCAAATCTAGGATTGGTTTATAAAATAGATGATATGCAGAGATTAAAAGCTAGTTATGGAGAAGGCTTTAAAGCGCCATCTGTAACAAAAGGTTCAAATGGCTTTGGTTCAGGTTCACATGCAGCACCATATGGAAATGACAACTTAAAAGCAGAAACTTCAAAAAGTTATGAATTGGCATATGAATTTTATGGGAAGAATACAACTTTTAAGTCAGCAATCTTTAAAACTGATGTTGAAGATATGATTAATACAGCTGGAACAACAGGAAATGTTAGATATATAAATGTTGATCAAGTTGCAACAAAAGGTTTTGAATTAGGTGTTGATTATGATCTCAATAGTAGCCATACACTAAATGTAAATTATACTTATATACAAACAGAAAATAAACAAACAGGCAAAGATTTAACATATAAACCTGAGCATACTTTTAATATAGGACTTAATTCTGAGTTTGGATGGGGAATATCGACTTATATAAGTGCAAACTATATAGGAGAACAATATAGCGATGTAGATAATACAGATAAAGCATCAGGATATACAATTTTTAATGCTCAAATCAATAAAGATATAACTAAAGATTTATCTGTAAAATTAGGAGTAGATAATATTACAGATGAAGAGTTTGATAATAACGATCCATACTACCTTCAAAGAAGAGTTGCTTATATAGGATTACGTTACAAATTTTAG
- a CDS encoding ChaN family lipoprotein, which produces MLKVSLFLIFTIFLFTGCINQNLSPTLSYDLEKKETIYSIKQAKNIDIKKLVKELEHYPIIFVGDHHNNEKTHKFFENLLKELDKQGYNLNLANEWFSPNHDKLLKDYTDGKLDGIRLKERRHWDEFTKYKWEYVEPLYETIKANGGRLYGINLTKESRKKISLKEFDKMSKEEKTFYDSLDLTVSAHRQLIMPFMQHCKKLKEKSDEPCEERMYRVQVAWDTYMAENIAKLSKDIIKTSKDKLLVFVGAMHLEKRVGIPLRFSRLSNLPFFIISNEKVDKENDLKIDTDKADAVYIYE; this is translated from the coding sequence ATGTTAAAAGTTTCACTATTTCTTATTTTTACAATCTTTCTATTCACAGGTTGTATAAACCAAAATTTAAGCCCTACTCTATCTTATGATTTAGAAAAGAAAGAGACAATATATTCGATAAAACAAGCTAAAAATATTGATATAAAAAAATTAGTAAAAGAGCTTGAGCACTATCCTATTATTTTTGTAGGAGATCATCATAATAATGAAAAAACTCATAAATTTTTTGAAAATCTTTTAAAAGAACTTGATAAACAAGGATACAATCTAAATCTTGCAAATGAGTGGTTTAGTCCAAATCATGATAAATTATTAAAAGATTATACAGATGGCAAACTTGATGGGATAAGATTAAAAGAGAGACGTCATTGGGATGAGTTTACAAAATATAAATGGGAGTATGTTGAACCATTATATGAGACAATTAAAGCAAATGGTGGAAGATTATATGGTATCAATTTAACAAAAGAGAGTAGAAAAAAAATATCTTTAAAAGAGTTTGATAAAATGAGCAAAGAAGAGAAAACTTTTTATGACTCTTTGGATTTAACTGTTAGCGCACATAGACAACTTATTATGCCTTTTATGCAACACTGTAAAAAACTAAAAGAGAAAAGTGATGAGCCTTGCGAAGAGAGAATGTATAGAGTACAAGTTGCTTGGGATACATACATGGCAGAAAATATTGCAAAATTATCAAAAGATATTATTAAAACTTCAAAAGATAAACTTTTAGTTTTTGTGGGAGCTATGCATCTTGAAAAAAGAGTTGGTATTCCACTTAGATTCTCAAGATTAAGTAATCTTCCTTTTTTCATAATCTCAAATGAAAAAGTTGATAAGGAAAATGATTTAAAAATAGATACAGATAAAGCAGATGCAGTTTATATCTATGAATAA
- the folE gene encoding GTP cyclohydrolase I FolE: MTKESEFENSIKNILEYVGEDVNREGLIKTPQRVRKAFEFMCSGYNQDPKEIINSALFTSSNDEMVVIKDIEFYSMCEHHMLPIIGKAHVAYIPNGKVVGLSKIPRVVDIFAKRLQIQEQMTEQICDALHEALNPKGVAVMIDARHMCMEMRGVEKICSTTVTSALRGLFKKEKKTKDEFLSIVAHSLHK; the protein is encoded by the coding sequence ATGACAAAAGAGAGTGAATTTGAGAACTCTATAAAAAACATTTTAGAGTATGTTGGTGAGGATGTAAATAGAGAAGGTCTTATTAAGACTCCTCAAAGGGTTAGAAAAGCTTTTGAATTTATGTGTAGTGGATATAACCAAGATCCAAAAGAGATAATCAATTCTGCACTTTTTACAAGTTCAAATGACGAAATGGTTGTTATAAAAGATATTGAGTTTTACTCTATGTGTGAACACCATATGTTACCAATAATTGGTAAAGCTCATGTGGCTTATATACCAAATGGAAAAGTTGTTGGATTATCTAAAATTCCAAGAGTTGTAGATATTTTTGCAAAAAGATTACAAATTCAAGAGCAGATGACAGAACAGATTTGTGATGCTTTACATGAAGCACTAAATCCAAAAGGTGTGGCTGTTATGATTGATGCAAGACATATGTGTATGGAGATGAGAGGTGTTGAAAAAATATGTTCAACAACTGTTACTTCAGCTCTTAGAGGTTTGTTTAAAAAAGAGAAAAAAACTAAAGATGAGTTTCTATCTATTGTAGCTCATTCACTTCATAAATAA
- a CDS encoding type II secretion system F family protein encodes MLSNKYKITYQEKGVIKHKIVTKNELDRLKLPENIISIKSLGFDIQLFKKIRDSKIKDKLYELTLMLGSNIKLNQAFDILIKNEKDNHFKEFLTDIKNSFINSIDIRKSMKKYSVNPLIISLFKLIQDSGNISENIKFLSELTRENQEIKGNFLKIMLYPIVLVVTFIFALIGIFEFVLPNFESLFKGTNYEMSIATKTLFLLKDISGEKIIIATISIFILIIVFFRVYKNNNRLRVIADNLFIKDSFFVTRLNRLKILYIYFSVVHILLKNRYEFLEAINKAKVLLNNQYLFDKITQIENLLKSGKSVSFAFKSSGLFDDIVLSLIDTGELTNSLTLVVDEIKKIYKRRFENSLRLFSIMIEPIFFIIIMTLILWIIFAIFVPLWSMNDLLRF; translated from the coding sequence ATGCTTAGTAATAAATATAAAATCACATATCAAGAAAAAGGTGTAATAAAACATAAAATTGTTACAAAAAATGAATTAGATAGGTTAAAGTTACCTGAAAATATAATAAGCATAAAATCTTTGGGTTTTGATATACAACTTTTTAAAAAAATAAGAGATAGTAAAATCAAAGATAAACTATATGAACTAACATTGATGTTAGGTTCAAATATTAAACTAAATCAAGCCTTTGATATTTTAATAAAAAATGAAAAAGACAATCACTTCAAGGAGTTTTTAACAGATATAAAAAATTCCTTTATAAACTCTATTGATATTAGAAAAAGTATGAAAAAATATAGTGTTAATCCTTTAATAATTTCATTGTTTAAACTAATACAAGATAGTGGAAATATAAGTGAGAATATAAAATTTTTAAGTGAACTTACAAGGGAAAATCAAGAGATAAAAGGCAATTTTCTAAAAATAATGCTTTATCCAATTGTCTTAGTGGTTACTTTTATTTTTGCATTGATTGGTATATTTGAGTTTGTATTGCCAAATTTTGAGTCACTTTTTAAAGGAACAAATTATGAGATGTCAATTGCTACAAAAACTCTATTTTTATTAAAAGATATCTCTGGTGAAAAAATTATTATTGCAACAATAAGCATTTTTATTTTGATTATTGTCTTTTTTAGAGTATATAAAAATAATAACAGATTGAGAGTTATTGCAGATAATCTGTTTATAAAAGATAGTTTTTTTGTTACTAGGTTAAATAGGCTAAAAATACTATATATCTATTTTAGTGTTGTTCATATTTTATTAAAAAATAGATATGAGTTTTTAGAAGCAATAAACAAAGCAAAGGTTTTACTAAATAATCAATATCTTTTTGATAAAATTACCCAAATAGAAAATCTACTAAAAAGTGGGAAAAGTGTAAGTTTTGCTTTCAAATCATCTGGACTATTTGATGATATTGTTTTAAGCCTTATAGATACAGGTGAATTAACAAACTCATTAACTCTTGTAGTTGATGAGATAAAAAAGATTTATAAAAGAAGATTTGAAAACTCTTTGAGACTCTTTTCCATTATGATTGAGCCTATTTTTTTTATTATTATAATGACACTGATTTTATGGATTATTTTTGCTATTTTTGTTCCCTTGTGGAGCATGAATGATCTATTAAGATTTTAA